One window of the Eucalyptus grandis isolate ANBG69807.140 chromosome 6, ASM1654582v1, whole genome shotgun sequence genome contains the following:
- the LOC120294466 gene encoding E3 ubiquitin-protein ligase PUB24-like, protein MDDVVDVPEYFTCPISLQLMREPVTAVTGITYDRESIEHWLLDGKNATCPVTKQPLTKDSDLTPNHTLCRLIQSWCDENASRGIDCLPNPRTPLDRSCMLKLIGDIRCHRSEIETLRRIDMLAVENERNRNLMIEVGVPKAIISYVANCCDENRTIGLEEALHILVLLRVPSAPGNLLIGQNDRIIKTLTWVLGCEVDNCLAVRSHTLIVLERMFKAASSSVLERLKSEFFQTIIRLLRNGITQQAVNASLHILLDSCPWVRNRAMMVEHGAVFELIELELGFPEKKTTELILGVLFHLCSCADGRAQFMGHRCGIAVVSERILNVSQSADECAVFILSMLSKFSGNSMFVREMLMVRAVSKLGLLLQADCATYLKDKAREILKTHFDEWRKCPCIDDTLFTRVAR, encoded by the coding sequence ATGGACGATGTTGTTGATGTCCCCGAGTACTTCACGTGTCCCATTTCTCTGCAACTGATGAGAGAACCGGTGACTGCCGTCACTGGCATCACGTACGACAGAGAGAGCATCGAGCATTGGCTTCTCGATGGCAAGAACGCGACCTGCCCTGTCACGAAGCAGCCGTTGACGAAGGACTCCGACCTGACCCCGAACCACACCCTCTGCAGGCTGATCCAGTCGTGGTGTGATGAGAATGCCTCTCGGGGCATCGACTGCCTTCCCAACCCGAGAACGCCCCTTGACAGGTCCTGCATGCTTAAACTCATCGGAGACATCCGATGCCATCGATCGGAGATCGAGACCCTTAGACGCATTGATATGCTTGCGGTAGAGAACGAACGAAATAGAAATCTTATGATAGAGGTTGGGGTGCCCAAGGCTATAATATCGTACGTTGCAAATTGTTGCGATGAAAACCGGACCATTGGTCTTGAGGAAGCTTTGCACATACTAGTACTACTTCGAGTCCCATCCGCACCCGGGAACCTACTCATCGGCCAAAACGATCGGATCATCAAAACGCTGACTTGGGTTTTAGGTTGTGAAGTAGACAATTGCTTGGCAGTGAGATCACACACGCTTATAGTCCTCGAGAGGATGTTCAAAGCGGCGAGCTCCTCAGTGCTAGAAAGATTGAAAAGCGAGTTCTTCCAAACAATCATCCGTCTCCTAAGGAACGGCATCACTCAACAGGCGGTAAATGCGTCGCTCCATATATTGCTAGACTCGTGCCCATGGGTGAGAAACCGTGCCATGATGGTGGAGCACGGCGCCGTGTTCGAGCTCATCGAGCTGGAACTAGGGTTCCCGGAGAAGAAAACCACTGAGCTAATCCTGGGAGTCTTGTTCCACCTATGCTCTTGTGCCGACGGGAGGGCTCAGTTCATGGGCCACAGATGCGGGATCGCCGTGGTCTCGGAGAGGATTCTGAACGTCTCGCAATCCGCGGACGAGTGCGCCGTCTTCATTCTTTCAATGCTGAGCAAGTTTTCGGGGAATTCGATGTTTGTTCGGGAGATGCTAATGGTCAGAGCTGTGTCGAAGCTTGGCTTGTTGTTACAAGCGGATTGCGCGACGTACTTGAAAGACAAAGCTCGAGAGATACTTAAGACGCACTTCGATGAATGGAGGAAGTGTCCTTGCATAGATGATACGCTCTTCACTAGGGTTGCGAGGTGA